The following nucleotide sequence is from Nycticebus coucang isolate mNycCou1 chromosome 8, mNycCou1.pri, whole genome shotgun sequence.
TCCCAGTCTCTGGCCCTGTAATTACTTTCTTTGTAAGCCTGAATACCCAATCAGATGGACGCCTTCTCAACACATTTTGTCATATTTATGAAATACCTTTAAACAATGGAATCTGGAAACTCCAGCAACATCTGTGTCCAAATATATCCTAccttgtttatgtatttaattgaaaattaaacaattctAGATGAACTAATCAATGGTATCATAGAAACTGCATATTTTTAGGTGATTCTTGAAAGCATTTTGTAAACCATTAAAGTAACTTGATATCACACTATGTCTCTAAAAGATATTTCTCAGCTATGAATAGTATTGGAATGAAGTCAGGGGTAGCATTCAAAAGAGCCTGCAGCATGGAAACGTCTGCATGAGAATTTTGATTCCACtagaaaatcatttcttttagGACAGTCTCGTTATTCCCTATTGGCTGATGTAATATGGTTGGATTGTTCTCATTCCAATCAAAGGTGCCAGTCACTGAAAACTTTTTAACTTCATTAAGGAAAAGATTTCTATTAATGTTATCAAGCATCCTGGGCTTCTAACCAGACATTCTCTTTAATCCAGAGAACTATAACTTTCGAACTTTCTGATTTTGTAAGGAACAACTCTAATCCCTACATAACGATTTTCACTTCTGAGATCTGGCCTGACAAAATGCGTATTCTTTTATACTCAGTTTATTTTAGGGCCAGGCCTCTGGGCCCAATAATTTGTATCAGAAAACAGTTGTCTGTTTTTCTTCAATCCTTGAGGATTAGGAAAAACCAATTAAGGGATCCTGTCACCCAAAGTTTCTAAGGAGGAAATTACTTTTGAATGAGTGTGGGAgttatcaagaaaataattttcccttGAAATTACCTGTGGGTTCATAAGCAGAGTGTTGAACAGGATATCAAGGGACGTGGTAATTGGCACCTGAGGAAATGTGCTGCTATTTTCAAGACCAGATGAACAAGAAAACCAATGCATATATTCCCacttcatcttttcattttaaaaaccactgaattcaCGCATTCCTCAATTGCTCAGGGCCATGAAGGGTACAGGGGGCAGGGACAGCAAAACACAACTGGTGGGCAAAAGAACGCCAGGGATCGTTTTTGTTTCCGTGCGTAATTACCATTCATATCAAACTGTAGAGTTTGGTTACCATGGTCGTCTGGTGTCTGGTGTCACAGACCACAGCACGTAAAATCACAAAGGCCACGACAGGCAGGCAGGGAGTCCTGACCTTGTCCTCTGAGCGAGACCCACAGCACGCCGAGGCCTTGAGGGCTGGCTGTCCCGCCCGCCTTGCCTCTTCGCCTGCCTCTGCTGCCCCCTAGCGGACGGTCTGGGAAAGCGCGGGAGCCGGCCTGTGGGGTGGGGGTCCCAGCTCCCCGCACCCGACTCCCCACCCTGTTCTCAGGCCCATTTCCTGGAGAATCAAGATTCTGCCTGGGGTGCTCTGGAGCCTCCTTAGGATGAACACCTCCATTTCAGGGTCACTTTCCAGGGGCCTTCAGTCTACCTGTACCTGCCCTGTTCCCCAACTTGCAGGCATCTTCCCTTCTGCAGTTTCCTCCATGAGATGCGCCTTTCCCAGGAAGCATACATTATTCCTTTTTTCAGTCCTGCAAATTGTAAAGTACCCACAGAGTATGGTGCTAGCGCACATGCTGCCACTAAACAAATCCCTTGTGTTTCCAGGTGGACGTTGCtacgttcattcattcatcagcaACCTGCTAGGTGCCAGGCCCCATACCAGGCCCTGGAGACACTGAAGAAATTGTCAGAGACTTTTGCCTGGAGGAGCTTGTAGCCCAGAGAAGTGGACATCGATCACCTTCTGACTCGGTCTATGCTGCTAAAGAGGCAGCGGGCGTGGGGGCCAAATGGGCGGGGCACGGATTTGCCACAGCAGACTAAGCCGGCAACTTAAAATAAATGGGGCCCACACGGGCCATCCTGACCCCACACACCTCTAGAACACTTCTGGCTGGGCTGGGAGCTCTGGGTAACAGCTGCGTATTTTGTCCCTGCCCAAGTCACAGTGCTCTGACTGTGCCAGCCCTGTGGACATTGCTAAGAGGAGGCAGACAGCACCATGAGCGTCTTTAGATGACAAGTTGCATGATTTTCCCCACTGCGACAGCTCTTGCCAAAGCTCTGTTATGCTTTGCTCACTTCAAGCCTCGCTTAATTTTTTGGAAGCCGAGTTTCCACACTGCTGATTCACAGAGATGGaagattcagaaagaaaaaaatgtaattatctcAAATGACTCAAGAGCCCTCCTTGGCTCTGTGATCTGTGTACAGACTTGCGCTTTAAAGCTGTGGGTGATGATACCATCATCTGTGTAGGGAAAGCTGGAGGGAATACAGAGTAATGTTCTTCTAAACTCCTGGCTCTTGGCAAAAATTAGTGTAGGAGGATGGATTCTCAGCCCTGGTCTGACAATTGAATACCTGATTCACATGTGGAGAAGACCAGCTTCCTGGGGACCTgggcccatcttttttttttttttttcattgttggggattcattgagggtacaataagccaggttacactgattgcatttgttaggtaaagtccctcttgcaaggaCCTGGGCCCATCTTAATGGTCTCTCTACCCCTGCAGTAAACATTTGTGGGGCAACCTCGCCTCTAGCTCTGTGAGCTCCCTTGAGTCCTGGGAGAAATGGAAATTAGGAAATTAAACCAGTTAACAGGAATAATACCCTTAGATTTAAGATTTTTGAGcacataagaaaaaattatttgcctGCTACAAAACAGTGGAGAGAGATGATAATCAAAGGGTGGGAATCATCTAAGGGAGAGAAGAGGCAGTCAACTGCTCCACAGGAAGCTGACTAGAAAACAGCTCCCCCCTCCAGGTAGCATCAGACAGTGCCAGGGGCCCTGGGTGCCCTGTGTGAAGGGTGGAGCTGTGCTCAGTACCAGGTAGTGATGGGCCAAAGGCTGCAGGGTGTGCTTTGGGGACAGCACTGCAAACACAGAGCCCCTGGGAAAGGGGGCCCTGGTGGCATCTGCTCCAACCAgactttcctcccctccccaaagGACTGCAGCTGTGTCCCCAAGAAAGGGAGGGCTAGTGTGGCTGGATGTGAGGCTAGGGGGCCCAGGAAGCAAGCCCACAACTCTGGGAATTGGCCTGAATTCCTTGGTTTTCCCTGAGGCTACTGTAGCCTGAGGGAACGAGTTACATATTACTGTAAATGTTATTCATACTTCAGATTTTGCCATTAAGCTAAAGAAACTCCCACAGCAATTTTAGGAGGGCAGCGTACCTCACATTATCTTCCTGCACCCAAGCTTTGGCTTCCATTCAGTTCTCATTCTCCCTGCATTTCCCAGTTTTGTCTCTGTGTATCCTCAACAGCACCcataattcattcattccttcaacagATATTGATTGAATGCCTGCTCTTTACCAGCTCATTCTAAGTACCAAGAATACAATGTCAGCAAAGATAGGCATGATCCCTGCCCTCAGAAGAAGAGGACCCTGATCAAATACCCGCACAGATTAATGTGACATTGCATGGGTGGGGCCCTGCATATATAATGAGGGGATTTGATTTAATAAGGGATGTCAGGGAAATCTCTGAGGAAATGATGAGTGAAATGAAATCTGAAGGAACAATAGGATTAACTAGGCCTTGCTGGTCCTGTGCAGCTCCTGGGGTCGGATGGCACATGGTTTTCAAGGTCATAAAAGATGGCAAGTGTGACTGAAGCGAGGAGGGGAGAGATTCCTGACCAGGCTGGACACTGGGCAGGCTATGCCTAGGAGCCGCTGAACCATCTAAGGGGATGGATCCAATGTGCATTTTGGAAAGATTTCAAACTCCTTCTGGAGAACAGTTTGGAAAAGATTGTAAGTAAGTGTCACCAGATCAGTTAGGAAGCTGTCTAAAACAGGTGAGTTGGAGACTGGGAGAAGAGCAATGGAGGGCAAATGAGGAGGTCAGGACCCGGTGATGGAAGGGACAGGCTTACAACATGGCCCATACCCGTAAGACTTCCAACAGCCTTCCCTCTCTTTATGGACTAGATCAACACTGAGGCAAAAGCAtaatcttctcttccttctttcaggCTTGTCTTAAGGATGTCCCTTTGGTGTGTCTGCAGGAATGCCTTCATGGTTTCTTTCTAACTTTCTCTAAAAATGAAGGGAAGAACATCGTGATGCCTGGGACATAGCAATTCCAAGGTCAGAGACTGCCGTGGTGATAACCACTTAGATCACAGGACTGTCAATTTTCAAGCTCCCATGACCTTAACTGAGGGGCCGAGGAGTTGGGATTAGATCAAGACAGCTTCATGCCCCCGTGGGCTGCTGTAACATTTGATCTGCTGATTGAGTTCTCAAAATACATgtatgtggcttggcgcctgtggctcaagtggctaaagccactcacatacacctgagctggcgggttcgaatccagcctgggaccgccaaacaacagtgatggttgcaacaaaaaaaatagcagggcattgtggcaggtgcctgtagtgccagctacttgggaggtagaggcaggagaacgcttgagcccaggagttggaggttgctgtgagctgtgatgctatggcactctacccagggcgacagcatgaggctctgtctcaaaataaaataaaatacatgtatgcTTATTGTCCAATTAACCAAAATAGTCTTCTCCCAAATGCTCTGAGGCTACTGTCATAAGATTCTGGCATCAGGGGAGAGTAAAACTAGTTACCAGATCCCTTCATCTGCTGAGGACCCTGGCTTCTGTGAAATAGTCAGTGATCCATTCCACAAATGGTGTATTAGTGTggcgttgtgccaggcaccaggcATCAGAAAACAAAGCAATGTGTCCTGCTGTCCAGGAGTTAGGCCTAGCGAGCTGCCATAAAGACAGCACATGCAGAGGCAAAGCACACTGGAGACCCCAAGGCCAAGGAGAGGCGCTCTGCTCTGCTGAGTTGGGAAGGTTTTCCAGAGGACACATCTGAGCCAGGTGCCAAAGGTGAGCAGGAATTTATCTTGTGGAGAAAAGGAAGTTGATAATTTGGtttcaggcagaagaaacagcGCCTACAAAACCACCCAAGAGTAAGATGTGTCTAAAAAGGGGTCCCAGGGTTATGGAGGGGCTGTATCAGGAGGTGAGAATGGAGGCAGAACTCTAACAGGGTCATTGGAGGGTCTTAATTACCTGCTTTGGGTAATatactgtattagttttctattggtACAAAACAAATCGCTCCAAAACTGAGAAGCTTAAAATGACCAACATGTATTGTCtttagtttctgtgggtcaggagtctAATTGCAGCATAGTGGGCCTCTGATTCAGGGTCTCCCAGGCTGTAATCAGGTGTCAGCCAGGACCAAAGTCCAGTCAGGGTTGTACGGAGGGAGGATCACCTGTGGGGCTCACTCCCAGGGCTGTTGGCTGTAAACATCAGTTCTTTGTCACATGGGCCTCTACCGGGCGGCTTACCACAGAGCAGTTGGCTAGCTGGCTGAGAGACAAGGAGGGAGGCTTTTTGTGACCCAATCTTAGAAGTGACATTCCATCACTTTTGCTGTATTCTATTTGTCAAAGCCAGGCACCAGGTCCATGCAGCCCACATTCAAGGGTAAATCGTACCAAAGCACGAATATCAGGGAGTGGTGGTTATTAAGGGCTATTTCAGAGGCTGCctaccacatacaccaagagctGTTTAAGGCCCCATCTCAGCATGACTCCATTCTGCACCAATTATATACAGAGACACGTAATTTCACTGCatattagtttgtttttgttgatgGGTACATTCTGGTCCTTAGGAGCCCTAAAGAACAATGTGCTTCATTTCCCGTCTCTCCCTGAGGATTTGACACAACCCACTTGGCATCACACTGTTATTATTAGAAGGATTCAGCCAAGAGCTCCCTGTAGGGGGAGGGATGAGTGGAAgataaggcagaaaagaagggaagtgATCAGGACcttaaatttaataaagaaaaaggccACATGCCCCCTGCCAGTTAGAAATGAATCTGAGTGGAACTACGCATCCTAGCTGGCAGCTCCCAGACATGATGCCAGCTTGCCACAGCTTGGCAGCGCCCTTGGTTTTCCCACATGCAACTGAAAATAGTTAACATTCATCCTGAGGGAGTGCTACTAAAATAAGTAACTTCTGGGAGCTATACCTCACCGCTCATTCAAGTTATCTGCAATTATTCTGCTGAAATTAGATACAAATTAAATTGCCACTTCCGGAACTCTTTCTCCATTACTCTATTCCAGAAGGAAACTGATTTTTGAACTCTGACAGTTTAGATGTTGCTTCTCGAAAATAAATGTGATGCCTGATAGAATATCTAAAAAGACCGAAGATTGATATTATCTCCTGCGAGATCTAATCCCTTCATGAACCAGGTTTTATGATTTTCAAACCTGAGTTTACTTGCTGGGCATACAGAGTGATGGGCCAGTAAAGTTAACTGGGCAGGGGTGCCTCGCCCATCTGTGAGATACACCATCTTCAAACTCATCAGCAGTGAAAGAGGGAGCCTAGCATGGGTCTGTCCTCTGGGAGGTAGGTGGATAATCCTGCCGCCCCCTTCTTTTATAGTTGTCCGAAAGCTTTCTCTTGCTTCCCATACATTTGGACACAGAAactctggggtttttttgttttttttgtttttttttgtagagacagagtctccctttatcaccctcaatagagtgctatgccatcacagctcacagcaacctccaactcctgggcttgggcaattctcttgcctcagcctcctgagtagctgggactacaggagcccaccacaatgcccggctatttttttgttgttgttgcagtttggccagggcctggttcgaacctgccaccctcactcagtatctggggccagcactttacccactgagccacaggcgccgccccctctgctaactttttaaaagcaaagcagAATAAGCAAACATACATGAACACAAACCATGATAATCACCATTTAGCTTACAGGTCATGGGGGCATTTGGGGGTTTTCTGCTATGAAAGCCCCGCCCCACCATTGTACTATAAATGTACTATATGTACTAAATGTACTATAAATGTACTTAATAAAACAGCATATTTTTTGACCTGCCTTTGGAAGTAGGTGAATTTCTAAGGGTCTAGCTGTGCTTAAGGCTACGGTAGCTTCCAGGGTAGGACTGTTCTTCCACAACTTTGAATTCCCAGTACCCTTTACAGAAAGCAAAGagtattttcttcttattgttgGAGACATTAGTTATGGATGAAGCACATTCAAAACTCCCCTGCCCCTGCTTTTCACCCAGCCCACGCATTCCCTCCCTATATTCTCATTCTGATCTGGTGAATCAGAGAATAACATATGAGCCTTCCTGGTAACCTTTCCTTCtagttgtagttttatttttgtggggtttgggggtgtgtgtgtgtgtacattatCTCCATCATTCTCACATGAAAAACTGCTAGAAGGTCGCCTAAGCAAGTTCTTAAGATAGTGAATCTCTTTAATTTTAGGAGTTatttcatttcatgccttaaCGTTTTAGATTATTTTCAGTGTCTCCTTTTCCAGAACTTTTAGGactgggaaagaaaatgaaatgacgTTAAATGAAATCAAAGTACCCTAAGTGATCTGAAATGATTTGATGTCAGGAAGGACTTCCCAGACAGCACCACTTCTCCCTCCTGGGTATGGGGAGTTCAGCAATACGGTGAAAATTCTTTCCTAGACAACGCTTTTCCTTCCCAGCATTTATCAGCCTGAAAACAACTGTCTGGAGAAGGAAGGCTTTCTTGTAAGTCCTACCCTTAACCATGAAAGGGAGAGCCTGCCCTGCACAGGCGGAGCTGGGCTTCTGGAGAGAGTGTCTGGGCAGAGGGcttctctctccagcctccccCAGCTCACTCACTGCAGGCCCAAATCCTGCAAAAGCCAAGCCACGTTCCCTGAGCAGGGAATGCAAACTCAGACCGACAACATTGAACTTCAAAAGATTGCGCACAGGGGAGGAAGGGCTGGGGGTGTCAGCGTGCAGCAAGCCAGAAGGCTGCCTcgtttattttcctcatttaggAAACGTTTCGATTAAtacccctttcccttccctgatttcgaaaaataaaaataaaaagcggTCCGGAGAATGAGAACACAGGATGAAGAGGAAAAGGGCGCTCTCGTTCCCTCCCGGCTTCCCTCGCCGGCGTGGAGCAGCTGCCCGGGTTCTTCGTCCCCCCGGAGCGCAGCGAGGGCCGCCGGCGCCCAGGCCTGGAGAAGCTTCAGCATCGCAACGCCTCCAGACCTCCCACTCCCCGCCCCGGCCCGGGTAAACGTCCTCGGTGACCTTTCGAGTTTTCAGTTTAATCAGTGGTATCACTTTGAAGAGGAAAGTCCTCTCGACGCTCCCCGCTGGCAGAGATCCGGGCCGTGCTCCGCCCCTGCACCGCACGGGCCGGGGGCGGCCGCTGCGCTCTGGGGCAGGGCCAGCGCCGGGGCCGCGGCTGGAACGCCCTCCCGCTCCGGCAGCAGCTGCCCCGGGCCCAGGCTGACTGGACCGGGCGCCGCCCGCGGGTCCCCGACCGGTTCCCCGCAGGCTGACCTGCATCCCGGGCCCGCGCACTGCGTGTCCCCGCGGCGGGGGCCAAGGGCGACCGGGCCTGAGCTCACCCCTCCAGGGCCCAGGGCGAGGACGCGGCGTCAGCCGAGCCGGGCTGCCTGGTCCTCTGTGGTCCCGTTTCTTGGCAGCACGTTAGGAACACTGCACCCCTGGAAGAGAACCGCAGAATGTTAAAGTCACAGGCTCCTTGCAGGGCCTCCGCGCGATGCcgcccttttacagatgaggaaactgaggcccaacgAGGCAATGACAAAGGCACCAAGCTGCGCTTCTGGGTTTCAAGAGCTGGGACCAGATCCAGCTGGTGTTGGCAGGGTTTAGGCTGTCCTCCAGGGAGCATTTATCACGCATCTGGACACTGCGCTCCATGAACGTGTGGCAGCGAGTTACACGTAGGAGGCAGTGACTGTGGCCGCCCCGGCCTCGGGCACAGAAGCACGTGGGCCTGGGTCTGACGCCCTGCACGACTTGGTGATGTGCCGGACTGAGTTACTGGTTGGATGGCCTTAGTGAGGGAGTTAACCTGTTCATGCCCTCCTTTCCTGGTCTGCAAAACAGTGGTAAAAAAACAGGCTAGGGTCCTGGCATTTAAATAAGATGAGGTACAAATTGCTTAGCACGGTCCCAGCATATGGAAGGCGCTCAAATAAATATTCCTGTGAGGTTTTGGGAAGTAGAAAGTGGCGGGCACGTAGGCGTTCAGGAGACAATCATGAACCTGGTTTCCAGACAGAAGTCATGCGGAACTTGTCAAGAGGCAAGGTGCTTTCCCACGTGCGGCACCTGGGGAGACCCGCACAGCGTTACAGAGCCTGGCTGCCTGGGAGAGGAGGAAATGGCTCTGTTAGTCTTCCCTCCAGCTATTCTTGCCCTGCTACCTCCCTCCAACTCTCCCTGTGACTCATGGTGGCTGCAGAGAGACATCCCAGACATCCGGACCTCTTAGCAGGGTAAAATGTGCTCCGCGAGGTTGTGTAATTTATGTTTTGAATCCCACTTTATCATGGgggcctctctctcttttcctgcaGAGGACAGGAAGGAATAGAGTTAAGTGGGTAAAAGGAATGGTGGATAAGGGGCTAACGTGCCAGATTGCTGTAGTCTGGGATCACAGACCAGCAGAGTAAAGACCATCCCGGTGGAGTCGCAGGTGTGAAACCCATAAAGGACAAAATGAGACCAAGTTTCAGAATCCATCAGACACTCATTGCTGAGGGTGAATGCTGTATATGCCGCCAAGCACAGGTTCCCACCTCAGTAGGCAGGGAAAGAGCAAAGGAGGCTGGGGTGCAGGATCCCCAGGCAGCCTCCTGAAGGGACAACACCAGCGCAAGGCCTCGACATGCCCACTGTGGAACAGTCACCTAAAGGTGGTCTCAGATGCTGGGGCAGGGCTGAGATGGCACAGGACAGGAGTCAGAATGAGAAGCTCATGGAGTCATAAGATGCAAACCTTTCAAATAAGAGCTCCTGAGGAGTGGATGAGGAAAcggaaagaaaaccaggaaagaagTGGCCCAAGCAACCAACAAGGCTGTCCAGGTTGAGAAAGCAGTCAGGAGTGGGGAATGCC
It contains:
- the LOC128592553 gene encoding nematocyst expressed protein 3-like, giving the protein MRTQDEEEKGALVPSRLPSPAWSSCPGSSSPRSAARAAGAQAWRSFSIATPPDLPLPAPARVNVLGDLSSFQFNQWYHFEEESPLDAPRWQRSGPCSAPAPHGPGAAAALWGRASAGAAAGTPSRSGSSCPGPRLTGPGAARGSPTGSPQADLHPGPAHCVSPRRGPRATGPELTPPGPRARTRRQPSRAAWSSVVPFLGSTLGTLHPWKRTAEC